A window of Phycisphaerales bacterium contains these coding sequences:
- a CDS encoding right-handed parallel beta-helix repeat-containing protein — protein sequence MHALAGHRLCALAMSAAFVIGAPALSQTTYYVNGSCGNDVWTGLSPVCEAPNGPKATIQAGIDAASDFDTVILADGLYTGEGNRGILFREKELSLRSSGGPEQCIIDCELADLAFDFCHSTDDRPVLIEGVTIRRGKGIWAGGICIANADVEIRDCIIEQCAPLPTYFGTTGGVLINGSSVVLIQNTAIRGNSSDESAGGIRVESGAMAFIDSSVIEGNEAVHAAGGIFVDASSAIHISRCVISQNLARGGVLGFGGGIDKFSDGRPSEPLSTIRSTLFAGNAAIREQSEGYTAGGGAFLRGRFILLDCEFVDNEATRGAGLCVAGDSFQIADVLIRDNRAEEDGGGVWVFPGSAGLFERVRLVGNEAGRDGGAVFGSTSADRWSLCEFIDNVAGHDGGAMHAASLTGDWLTFRGNRAGRHGGAAYLLGDTVLNNSLVVRNDALDAGGGLYAQAPPLRLTGATIALNTSSASGGGVHIASEGGGDSLIVNSILHANGPDALFDGSQRVVVERSIVTEGWPGVGNLDADPKFADPTIDDFRLGPASPGIDSGDNTQAATEWDLDGDYRFRDDRGMPDAGHGEQPLVDMGCYEFQGETEAFVAVHPQPGLAGRSNQFQAAGATPQARISFVYGLNVGLTAVPGCSGLNVEIANPRLVGQAVADRDGDVELTLFVPAAASGRMILLQAVDRQACAVSNLVGYRFP from the coding sequence ATGCACGCACTCGCAGGTCATCGTCTCTGTGCGCTTGCAATGAGCGCCGCGTTTGTCATTGGCGCTCCGGCCCTGAGCCAGACGACGTATTACGTCAACGGCTCATGCGGCAACGACGTGTGGACCGGGCTTTCGCCCGTCTGCGAAGCGCCGAACGGACCCAAAGCCACGATCCAGGCGGGCATCGACGCCGCGAGCGACTTCGACACCGTCATCCTCGCCGACGGGCTGTATACGGGCGAGGGCAACCGGGGCATCCTGTTCCGCGAGAAAGAACTCAGCCTGCGCTCCTCGGGTGGGCCGGAGCAGTGCATCATCGACTGCGAACTGGCGGACCTCGCGTTTGACTTCTGTCATTCGACCGACGATCGGCCGGTGCTGATCGAGGGCGTGACCATCCGCCGCGGCAAGGGCATATGGGCCGGAGGCATCTGCATCGCCAACGCGGATGTCGAGATTCGCGACTGCATCATCGAGCAGTGCGCGCCGTTGCCCACCTACTTTGGTACGACGGGCGGAGTGTTGATCAATGGAAGTTCGGTTGTGCTTATTCAGAACACGGCGATTCGAGGGAATTCAAGTGACGAATCCGCTGGAGGCATACGAGTGGAGTCTGGAGCTATGGCCTTCATCGATTCATCGGTGATCGAGGGCAACGAAGCGGTACACGCCGCAGGCGGGATCTTCGTGGACGCCAGCAGTGCAATCCACATCTCGCGGTGCGTCATTTCACAGAATCTCGCACGAGGTGGGGTTTTGGGCTTCGGTGGTGGGATCGACAAGTTCAGTGACGGGCGGCCAAGTGAACCTCTCAGCACGATTCGCAGCACCCTCTTTGCCGGCAATGCCGCGATTCGTGAGCAGAGCGAAGGCTACACGGCTGGAGGAGGCGCATTTCTGCGCGGGCGCTTCATCCTGTTGGACTGCGAGTTTGTGGACAATGAGGCGACTCGAGGAGCGGGTCTCTGCGTGGCTGGCGACTCGTTCCAGATTGCCGATGTACTCATTCGTGACAACCGTGCCGAAGAAGATGGTGGCGGCGTGTGGGTGTTTCCCGGCAGCGCCGGCCTCTTCGAGCGCGTTCGGCTCGTCGGCAATGAAGCCGGGCGCGATGGCGGGGCCGTCTTCGGCAGCACCAGCGCCGACCGGTGGTCGCTGTGCGAGTTCATCGACAACGTCGCCGGACACGATGGCGGAGCCATGCACGCCGCCTCGCTCACCGGAGACTGGCTTACCTTCCGGGGCAACCGCGCCGGCCGGCACGGCGGGGCCGCGTACCTTCTGGGCGACACAGTCCTTAACAACTCGCTGGTCGTTCGCAACGACGCGCTCGACGCGGGCGGCGGGCTCTACGCGCAGGCGCCGCCGCTTCGACTGACCGGCGCCACCATTGCGCTCAATACGAGCAGCGCCAGCGGGGGCGGCGTTCACATCGCGTCCGAAGGCGGCGGCGACAGCCTCATCGTCAATTCCATCCTGCACGCCAACGGGCCTGATGCGCTCTTCGACGGCTCGCAGCGCGTTGTGGTCGAGCGCAGCATTGTGACCGAAGGCTGGCCGGGTGTGGGCAATCTCGATGCCGATCCGAAGTTCGCTGATCCGACGATTGACGACTTCAGACTGGGCCCGGCGTCGCCCGGCATCGACTCGGGCGACAACACCCAGGCGGCGACCGAATGGGACCTCGACGGGGATTACCGCTTCCGCGACGACCGCGGCATGCCGGATGCCGGTCACGGAGAGCAGCCGCTTGTTGACATGGGCTGTTATGAGTTCCAGGGAGAGACGGAGGCGTTTGTCGCCGTGCACCCGCAGCCGGGTCTGGCCGGGCGCAGCAACCAGTTCCAGGCTGCCGGCGCGACGCCGCAGGCGAGGATCTCGTTCGTGTACGGCCTGAACGTCGGCCTCACGGCGGTTCCGGGCTGCTCGGGTCTGAACGTAGAGATCGCCAATCCTCGCCTGGTGGGCCAGGCGGTGGCGGACCGCGACGGCGATGTGGAGCTGACGCTCTTCGTACCCGCCGCGGCGTCGGGCCGGATGATCCTGCTCCAGGCGGTGGATCGTCAGGCGTGCGCGGTGAGCAATCTCGTCGGGTATCGGTTCCCGTAG